A single genomic interval of Struthio camelus isolate bStrCam1 chromosome 9, bStrCam1.hap1, whole genome shotgun sequence harbors:
- the INPP5D gene encoding phosphatidylinositol 3,4,5-trisphosphate 5-phosphatase 1 isoform X3, with product MDQCWYHGNITRSRAEDLLSKVGKDGSFLVRASESIASAYALCVLFRNCVYTYRILPDKENKLIVQASEGVPVKYFENLEELIDFYKKENMGLVWHLKYPVPREEEEAADEPEEDADLVPTPPILPPRNIPVALPGSEMKEVSSLPETSRVADGNRLSLSETLLQRLQYQDTSSVSDEHLKLIQDYLRVHITSDFEMVQTGSSNLPQLKKLLTLLCKGLFSEASRTLPSLESIQKVFEQQLHPGIHQRSQMLGEASPVNIVLKLNQLISLLSSIEEKVKTLLIEGPDSTHRRSLIPPVTFEVKADSLGIFSKIHLKVDVEMGKLIIKRAKDGPEDKFYTHKKILQLIKSQKVPNKLVIVLETEKEKTQRKEYVFSDSKKREGFCQLLQQMKNKHSEQPEPDMITIFIGTWNMGAAPPPKKITSWFLSKGQGKTRDDTADYIPHDIYVIGTQEDPQGEKEWLETLRQSLQEITSISFKVIAIHTLWNIRIVVLAKPEHENRISHICTDNVKTGIANTLGNKGAVGVSFMFNGTSLGFVNSHLTSGSEKKHRRNQNYTSILRFLTLGDKKLSPFNITHRFTHLFWLGDLNYRVEQPPTEAENIIQKIRQQQYPELLAFDQLLIERKDQKVFLQFEEEEITFAPTYRFERGTREKYAYTKQKATGMKYNLPSWCDRVLWKSYPMVHVVCQSYGCTTDIMTSDHSPVFATFEVGVTSQFVSKNDSKYTDSQGEIEFLHCYATLKTKSQTKFYIEFHSSCLETFVKSQEGENEDGNEGELVVKFVDALPKLTPIISDPEYLLDQHILISIKSSDSDESYGEGCIALRIEATESLVPIHTVLTHHGEKTGVFQGEIKLQTSQGKQREKLYDFVKIERDEIAGQKPKNISNLEPNKDWDQTNRKSKCTHLMAKEAAAIARYWGSASSSPDTPGKDDMLRSTPTDISNPNYMGMVAFSQQPSASSQLKQIPSPDQPPSLWNYEQPPKESTSITGQKESSSTSPSLSPLSPKPSLQPTVNRSICSRSQEHLPRELGKNTAEPLLQEEGQQKPEMFENPLYGSMGSKGKAASKKEPEYPKAPRKEQPPLHDQSFHLTKLQESESSKTSSKQPSPPFLVPTQRFRSYTCSSQTEEKNTGEKTQGKPKVTTSLENSAPLKTLIKPSRSEVSSSVQGQLNKPPLPSKSRAVLDMQNSKGRDYRDSSELPHSGKHRTEEGPVGRTTTP from the exons aCCTGGTTCCCACACCGCCTATCCTGCCTCCCCGCAACATCCCTGTGGCATTGCCAGGCAGTGAGATGAAGGAGGTGTCTTCTCTCCCTGAAACCTCCAGGGTGGCAGACGGTAACAGACTGTCCCTTTCTGAGACACTACTCCAGCGACTGCAGTATCAGGACACAAGCAG TGTCTCTGATGAGCATCTCAAACTCATCCAGGATTACCTGCGAGTTCACATCACCAGTGACTTTGAGATGGTGCAGACTGGCTCAAGCAATCTTCCGCAGCTGAAGAAACTACTTACACTTCTTTGCAAAGGGCTCTTCAG TGAAGCTTCTCGGACTCTCCCATCTCTGGAGTCCATCCAGAAGGTGTTTGAACAGCAGCTGCATCCTGGCATCCATCAGCGCTCACAA ATGCTTGGTGAAGCTAGTCCAGTCAATATTGTATTGAAACTCAATCAGCTGATTTCTTTGCTGTCCTCCATTGAAGAAAAG GTGAAAACACTGTTGATTGAAGGCCCTGATTCAACACACCGGCGCTCCCTCATCCCCCCTGTCACCTTTGAG GTGAAAGCAGACTCCCTAGGAATTTTCTCAAAAATACATCTCAAAGTTGATGTGGAAATGGGAAAACTGATTATCAAGCGAGCTAAGGATGGTCCAGAAGACAAGTTTTATACTCACAAGAAAA TCTTGCAGCTTATCAAGTCCCAGAAGGTCCCTAACAAACTGGTGATTGtgctggaaacagaaaaagaaaaaacgcaGCGGAAGGAATATGTTTTTTCTGATTCCAAG AAGAGAGAAGGGTTCTGCCAACTTCTGCAGCAGATGAAGAATAAGCACTCTGAGCAACCAGAGCCTGATATGATCACCATCTTCATCGGCACCTGGAATATGG GTGCTGCGCCTCCCCCAAAGAAGATCACCTCCTGGTTTCTTTCCAAGGGGCAGGGGAAGACCCGGGATGACACTGCTGACTACATTCCCCATGACATCTATGTAATCGGCACGCAGGAAGATCCCCAAGGGGAGAAGGAATGGCTGGAGACCCTGAGGCAATCCCTGCAGGAAATCACCAGTATCAGCTTCAAAGTG ATAGCAATCCACACTCTCTGGAACATCAGGATTGTTGTGCTGGCCAAGCCAGAACATGAGAACCGGATCAGCCACATCTGCACAGACAACGTGAAGACAGGCATCGCAAACACACTGG GTAATAAAGGAGCTGTGGGGGTGTCATTCATGTTTAATGGAACCTCCCTTGGCTTTGTTAACAGCCATTTGACTTCAGGAAGCGAAAAGAAACACAG ACGCAACCAGAACTACACGAGCATCCTGCGCTTCCTGACGCTGGGAGATAAGAAACTGAGTCCATTTAACATCACTCATCGCTTTACTCATCTTTTCTGGCTGGGAGACTTGAACTATCGTGTGGAACAGCCCCCAACG GAAGCAGAGAATATTATCCAGAAGATCAGGCAGCAGCAGTATCCGGAGTTGCTGGCTTTCGACCAGCTTCTCATAGAGAGAAAGGACCAAAAGGTGTTTCTGCAGTTTG AGGAAGAAGAGATAACTTTTGCCCCAACCTATCGTTTTGAGAGAGGTACCCGGGAGAAGTATGCTTACACCAAGCAGAAAGCTACAGGG ATGAAGTACAATTTGCCATCCTGGTGCGATCGAGTGCTCTGGAAATCATACCCCATGGTGCACGTTGTGTGTCAGTCCTATG GCTGCACCACTGACATCATGACGAGTGACCACAGCCCCGTCTTTGCTACCTTTGAAGTCGGAGTCACCTCGCAGTTTGTTTCAAAGAATG ATTCAAAGTACACAGACTCCCAGGGGGAGATAGAGTTCCTGCACTGCTACGCGACTCTGAAGACCAAGTCCCAGACCAAATTCTACATCGAGTTCCACTCTAGCTGCTTGGAAA CTTTTGTAAAGAGCCAGGAAGGAGAAAACGAGGATGGGAATGAAGGGGAGCTTGTGGTAAAGTTCGTTGATGCTCTTCCAAAG CTGACTCCAATTATTTCAGACCCAGAATACCTGCTGGATCAACACATCCTGATCAGCATTAAGTCATCAGACAGTGATGAATCTTATG GTGAAGGCTGCATTGCCCTGCGAATAGAAGCAACGGAATCCTTAGTTCCTATCCACACTGTGCTGACACACCATGGTGAGAAAACGGGAGTCTTCCAGGGTGAAATCAAGTTACAGACATCgcaaggaaaacagagagagaaactgtATG actTTGTCAAGATTGAACGTGATGAAATTGCTGGGCAGAAACCAAAGAACATCAGTAATTTAGAACCTAACAAAGATTGGGATCAGACTAACAG aaaatcaaaatgtACCCATCTGATGGCCAAAGAGGCAGCAGCCATTGCTCGCTATTGGGGGAGCGCTTCCTCTTCTCCAGACACCCCAGGAAAGGATGATATGTTACG ctccactccCACAGACATCAGCAACCCCAACTACATGGGAATGGTTGCTTTCTCTCAGCAACCCTCTGCAAGCAGCCAGCTTAAGCAGATACCTTCACCAGACCAGCCGCCTTCTCTCTGGAACTATGAGCAGCCACCCAAAGAGAGCACCTCCATAACGGGACAGAAAGAGTCATCCTCCACATCACCCTCCTTGTCACCTCTATCTCCAAAACCATCCCTCCAGCCTACAGTAAACCGAAGCATTTGTAGTAGGAGTCAAGAGCATCT GCCACGTGAACTggggaaaaacacagcagagccTTTGCTTCAGGAGGAAGGACAGCAAAAGCCCGAGATGTTTGAGAACCCACTATATGGCTCCATGGGCTCTAAGGGGAAGGCAGCATCAAAGAAAGAGCCGGAATACCCCAAGGCCCCGCGAAAAGAGCAGCCACCCCTGCATGATCAGAGTTTTCATCTCACAAAGCTACAAGAGTCGGAGAGCAGCAAGACCTCCAGCAAACAGCCGTCGCCACCTTTCCTGGTGCCCACACAGCGATTCCGCTCCTACACCTGCTCTAgccaaactgaggaaaaaaacacgGGTGAAAAGACTCAAGGCAAACCGAAGGTGACCACGTCGTTGGAAAACTCAGCGCCGCTCAAAACTCTCATCAAGCCGTCGCGGTCTGAAGTCAGCTCAAGCGTGCAGGGACAGCTCAACAAGCCGCCCCTTCCCTCGAAGAGCCGGGCAGTACTGGACATGCAGAACTCCAAGGGCCGAGACTATCGGGACAGTTCAGAGCTCCCGCACTCCGGGAAGCATCGGACTGAAGAGGGGCCAGTAGGCAGGACGACCACACCG TGA
- the INPP5D gene encoding phosphatidylinositol 3,4,5-trisphosphate 5-phosphatase 1 isoform X4, with amino-acid sequence MGLVWHLKYPVPREEEEAADEPEEDADLVPTPPILPPRNIPVALPGSEMKEVSSLPETSRVADGNRLSLSETLLQRLQYQDTSSVSDEHLKLIQDYLRVHITSDFEMVQTGSSNLPQLKKLLTLLCKGLFSEASRTLPSLESIQKVFEQQLHPGIHQRSQMLGEASPVNIVLKLNQLISLLSSIEEKVKTLLIEGPDSTHRRSLIPPVTFEVKADSLGIFSKIHLKVDVEMGKLIIKRAKDGPEDKFYTHKKILQLIKSQKVPNKLVIVLETEKEKTQRKEYVFSDSKKREGFCQLLQQMKNKHSEQPEPDMITIFIGTWNMGAAPPPKKITSWFLSKGQGKTRDDTADYIPHDIYVIGTQEDPQGEKEWLETLRQSLQEITSISFKVIAIHTLWNIRIVVLAKPEHENRISHICTDNVKTGIANTLGNKGAVGVSFMFNGTSLGFVNSHLTSGSEKKHRRNQNYTSILRFLTLGDKKLSPFNITHRFTHLFWLGDLNYRVEQPPTEAENIIQKIRQQQYPELLAFDQLLIERKDQKVFLQFEEEEITFAPTYRFERGTREKYAYTKQKATGMKYNLPSWCDRVLWKSYPMVHVVCQSYGCTTDIMTSDHSPVFATFEVGVTSQFVSKNDSKYTDSQGEIEFLHCYATLKTKSQTKFYIEFHSSCLETFVKSQEGENEDGNEGELVVKFVDALPKLTPIISDPEYLLDQHILISIKSSDSDESYGEGCIALRIEATESLVPIHTVLTHHGEKTGVFQGEIKLQTSQGKQREKLYDFVKIERDEIAGQKPKNISNLEPNKDWDQTNRKSKCTHLMAKEAAAIARYWGSASSSPDTPGKDDMLRSSTPTDISNPNYMGMVAFSQQPSASSQLKQIPSPDQPPSLWNYEQPPKESTSITGQKESSSTSPSLSPLSPKPSLQPTVNRSICSRSQEHLPRELGKNTAEPLLQEEGQQKPEMFENPLYGSMGSKGKAASKKEPEYPKAPRKEQPPLHDQSFHLTKLQESESSKTSSKQPSPPFLVPTQRFRSYTCSSQTEEKNTGEKTQGKPKVTTSLENSAPLKTLIKPSRSEVSSSVQGQLNKPPLPSKSRAVLDMQNSKGRDYRDSSELPHSGKHRTEEGPVGRTTTP; translated from the exons aCCTGGTTCCCACACCGCCTATCCTGCCTCCCCGCAACATCCCTGTGGCATTGCCAGGCAGTGAGATGAAGGAGGTGTCTTCTCTCCCTGAAACCTCCAGGGTGGCAGACGGTAACAGACTGTCCCTTTCTGAGACACTACTCCAGCGACTGCAGTATCAGGACACAAGCAG TGTCTCTGATGAGCATCTCAAACTCATCCAGGATTACCTGCGAGTTCACATCACCAGTGACTTTGAGATGGTGCAGACTGGCTCAAGCAATCTTCCGCAGCTGAAGAAACTACTTACACTTCTTTGCAAAGGGCTCTTCAG TGAAGCTTCTCGGACTCTCCCATCTCTGGAGTCCATCCAGAAGGTGTTTGAACAGCAGCTGCATCCTGGCATCCATCAGCGCTCACAA ATGCTTGGTGAAGCTAGTCCAGTCAATATTGTATTGAAACTCAATCAGCTGATTTCTTTGCTGTCCTCCATTGAAGAAAAG GTGAAAACACTGTTGATTGAAGGCCCTGATTCAACACACCGGCGCTCCCTCATCCCCCCTGTCACCTTTGAG GTGAAAGCAGACTCCCTAGGAATTTTCTCAAAAATACATCTCAAAGTTGATGTGGAAATGGGAAAACTGATTATCAAGCGAGCTAAGGATGGTCCAGAAGACAAGTTTTATACTCACAAGAAAA TCTTGCAGCTTATCAAGTCCCAGAAGGTCCCTAACAAACTGGTGATTGtgctggaaacagaaaaagaaaaaacgcaGCGGAAGGAATATGTTTTTTCTGATTCCAAG AAGAGAGAAGGGTTCTGCCAACTTCTGCAGCAGATGAAGAATAAGCACTCTGAGCAACCAGAGCCTGATATGATCACCATCTTCATCGGCACCTGGAATATGG GTGCTGCGCCTCCCCCAAAGAAGATCACCTCCTGGTTTCTTTCCAAGGGGCAGGGGAAGACCCGGGATGACACTGCTGACTACATTCCCCATGACATCTATGTAATCGGCACGCAGGAAGATCCCCAAGGGGAGAAGGAATGGCTGGAGACCCTGAGGCAATCCCTGCAGGAAATCACCAGTATCAGCTTCAAAGTG ATAGCAATCCACACTCTCTGGAACATCAGGATTGTTGTGCTGGCCAAGCCAGAACATGAGAACCGGATCAGCCACATCTGCACAGACAACGTGAAGACAGGCATCGCAAACACACTGG GTAATAAAGGAGCTGTGGGGGTGTCATTCATGTTTAATGGAACCTCCCTTGGCTTTGTTAACAGCCATTTGACTTCAGGAAGCGAAAAGAAACACAG ACGCAACCAGAACTACACGAGCATCCTGCGCTTCCTGACGCTGGGAGATAAGAAACTGAGTCCATTTAACATCACTCATCGCTTTACTCATCTTTTCTGGCTGGGAGACTTGAACTATCGTGTGGAACAGCCCCCAACG GAAGCAGAGAATATTATCCAGAAGATCAGGCAGCAGCAGTATCCGGAGTTGCTGGCTTTCGACCAGCTTCTCATAGAGAGAAAGGACCAAAAGGTGTTTCTGCAGTTTG AGGAAGAAGAGATAACTTTTGCCCCAACCTATCGTTTTGAGAGAGGTACCCGGGAGAAGTATGCTTACACCAAGCAGAAAGCTACAGGG ATGAAGTACAATTTGCCATCCTGGTGCGATCGAGTGCTCTGGAAATCATACCCCATGGTGCACGTTGTGTGTCAGTCCTATG GCTGCACCACTGACATCATGACGAGTGACCACAGCCCCGTCTTTGCTACCTTTGAAGTCGGAGTCACCTCGCAGTTTGTTTCAAAGAATG ATTCAAAGTACACAGACTCCCAGGGGGAGATAGAGTTCCTGCACTGCTACGCGACTCTGAAGACCAAGTCCCAGACCAAATTCTACATCGAGTTCCACTCTAGCTGCTTGGAAA CTTTTGTAAAGAGCCAGGAAGGAGAAAACGAGGATGGGAATGAAGGGGAGCTTGTGGTAAAGTTCGTTGATGCTCTTCCAAAG CTGACTCCAATTATTTCAGACCCAGAATACCTGCTGGATCAACACATCCTGATCAGCATTAAGTCATCAGACAGTGATGAATCTTATG GTGAAGGCTGCATTGCCCTGCGAATAGAAGCAACGGAATCCTTAGTTCCTATCCACACTGTGCTGACACACCATGGTGAGAAAACGGGAGTCTTCCAGGGTGAAATCAAGTTACAGACATCgcaaggaaaacagagagagaaactgtATG actTTGTCAAGATTGAACGTGATGAAATTGCTGGGCAGAAACCAAAGAACATCAGTAATTTAGAACCTAACAAAGATTGGGATCAGACTAACAG aaaatcaaaatgtACCCATCTGATGGCCAAAGAGGCAGCAGCCATTGCTCGCTATTGGGGGAGCGCTTCCTCTTCTCCAGACACCCCAGGAAAGGATGATATGTTACG cagctccactccCACAGACATCAGCAACCCCAACTACATGGGAATGGTTGCTTTCTCTCAGCAACCCTCTGCAAGCAGCCAGCTTAAGCAGATACCTTCACCAGACCAGCCGCCTTCTCTCTGGAACTATGAGCAGCCACCCAAAGAGAGCACCTCCATAACGGGACAGAAAGAGTCATCCTCCACATCACCCTCCTTGTCACCTCTATCTCCAAAACCATCCCTCCAGCCTACAGTAAACCGAAGCATTTGTAGTAGGAGTCAAGAGCATCT GCCACGTGAACTggggaaaaacacagcagagccTTTGCTTCAGGAGGAAGGACAGCAAAAGCCCGAGATGTTTGAGAACCCACTATATGGCTCCATGGGCTCTAAGGGGAAGGCAGCATCAAAGAAAGAGCCGGAATACCCCAAGGCCCCGCGAAAAGAGCAGCCACCCCTGCATGATCAGAGTTTTCATCTCACAAAGCTACAAGAGTCGGAGAGCAGCAAGACCTCCAGCAAACAGCCGTCGCCACCTTTCCTGGTGCCCACACAGCGATTCCGCTCCTACACCTGCTCTAgccaaactgaggaaaaaaacacgGGTGAAAAGACTCAAGGCAAACCGAAGGTGACCACGTCGTTGGAAAACTCAGCGCCGCTCAAAACTCTCATCAAGCCGTCGCGGTCTGAAGTCAGCTCAAGCGTGCAGGGACAGCTCAACAAGCCGCCCCTTCCCTCGAAGAGCCGGGCAGTACTGGACATGCAGAACTCCAAGGGCCGAGACTATCGGGACAGTTCAGAGCTCCCGCACTCCGGGAAGCATCGGACTGAAGAGGGGCCAGTAGGCAGGACGACCACACCG TGA
- the INPP5D gene encoding phosphatidylinositol 3,4,5-trisphosphate 5-phosphatase 1 isoform X1, which translates to MDQCWYHGNITRSRAEDLLSKVGKDGSFLVRASESIASAYALCVLFRNCVYTYRILPDKENKLIVQASEGVPVKYFENLEELIDFYKKENMGLVWHLKYPVPREEEEAADEPEEDADLVPTPPILPPRNIPVALPGSEMKEVSSLPETSRVADGNRLSLSETLLQRLQYQDTSSVSDEHLKLIQDYLRVHITSDFEMVQTGSSNLPQLKKLLTLLCKGLFSEASRTLPSLESIQKVFEQQLHPGIHQRSQMLGEASPVNIVLKLNQLISLLSSIEEKVKTLLIEGPDSTHRRSLIPPVTFEVKADSLGIFSKIHLKVDVEMGKLIIKRAKDGPEDKFYTHKKILQLIKSQKVPNKLVIVLETEKEKTQRKEYVFSDSKKREGFCQLLQQMKNKHSEQPEPDMITIFIGTWNMGAAPPPKKITSWFLSKGQGKTRDDTADYIPHDIYVIGTQEDPQGEKEWLETLRQSLQEITSISFKVIAIHTLWNIRIVVLAKPEHENRISHICTDNVKTGIANTLGNKGAVGVSFMFNGTSLGFVNSHLTSGSEKKHRRNQNYTSILRFLTLGDKKLSPFNITHRFTHLFWLGDLNYRVEQPPTEAENIIQKIRQQQYPELLAFDQLLIERKDQKVFLQFEEEEITFAPTYRFERGTREKYAYTKQKATGMKYNLPSWCDRVLWKSYPMVHVVCQSYGCTTDIMTSDHSPVFATFEVGVTSQFVSKNDSKYTDSQGEIEFLHCYATLKTKSQTKFYIEFHSSCLETFVKSQEGENEDGNEGELVVKFVDALPKLTPIISDPEYLLDQHILISIKSSDSDESYGEGCIALRIEATESLVPIHTVLTHHGEKTGVFQGEIKLQTSQGKQREKLYDFVKIERDEIAGQKPKNISNLEPNKDWDQTNRKSKCTHLMAKEAAAIARYWGSASSSPDTPGKDDMLRSTPTDISNPNYMGMVAFSQQPSASSQLKQIPSPDQPPSLWNYEQPPKESTSITGQKESSSTSPSLSPLSPKPSLQPTVNRSICSRSQEHLPRELGKNTAEPLLQEEGQQKPEMFENPLYGSMGSKGKAASKKEPEYPKAPRKEQPPLHDQSFHLTKLQESESSKTSSKQPSPPFLVPTQRFRSYTCSSQTEEKNTGEKTQGKPKVTTSLENSAPLKTLIKPSRSEVSSSVQGQLNKPPLPSKSRAVLDMQNSKGRDYRDSSELPHSGKHRTEEGPVGRTTTPVCFSWE; encoded by the exons aCCTGGTTCCCACACCGCCTATCCTGCCTCCCCGCAACATCCCTGTGGCATTGCCAGGCAGTGAGATGAAGGAGGTGTCTTCTCTCCCTGAAACCTCCAGGGTGGCAGACGGTAACAGACTGTCCCTTTCTGAGACACTACTCCAGCGACTGCAGTATCAGGACACAAGCAG TGTCTCTGATGAGCATCTCAAACTCATCCAGGATTACCTGCGAGTTCACATCACCAGTGACTTTGAGATGGTGCAGACTGGCTCAAGCAATCTTCCGCAGCTGAAGAAACTACTTACACTTCTTTGCAAAGGGCTCTTCAG TGAAGCTTCTCGGACTCTCCCATCTCTGGAGTCCATCCAGAAGGTGTTTGAACAGCAGCTGCATCCTGGCATCCATCAGCGCTCACAA ATGCTTGGTGAAGCTAGTCCAGTCAATATTGTATTGAAACTCAATCAGCTGATTTCTTTGCTGTCCTCCATTGAAGAAAAG GTGAAAACACTGTTGATTGAAGGCCCTGATTCAACACACCGGCGCTCCCTCATCCCCCCTGTCACCTTTGAG GTGAAAGCAGACTCCCTAGGAATTTTCTCAAAAATACATCTCAAAGTTGATGTGGAAATGGGAAAACTGATTATCAAGCGAGCTAAGGATGGTCCAGAAGACAAGTTTTATACTCACAAGAAAA TCTTGCAGCTTATCAAGTCCCAGAAGGTCCCTAACAAACTGGTGATTGtgctggaaacagaaaaagaaaaaacgcaGCGGAAGGAATATGTTTTTTCTGATTCCAAG AAGAGAGAAGGGTTCTGCCAACTTCTGCAGCAGATGAAGAATAAGCACTCTGAGCAACCAGAGCCTGATATGATCACCATCTTCATCGGCACCTGGAATATGG GTGCTGCGCCTCCCCCAAAGAAGATCACCTCCTGGTTTCTTTCCAAGGGGCAGGGGAAGACCCGGGATGACACTGCTGACTACATTCCCCATGACATCTATGTAATCGGCACGCAGGAAGATCCCCAAGGGGAGAAGGAATGGCTGGAGACCCTGAGGCAATCCCTGCAGGAAATCACCAGTATCAGCTTCAAAGTG ATAGCAATCCACACTCTCTGGAACATCAGGATTGTTGTGCTGGCCAAGCCAGAACATGAGAACCGGATCAGCCACATCTGCACAGACAACGTGAAGACAGGCATCGCAAACACACTGG GTAATAAAGGAGCTGTGGGGGTGTCATTCATGTTTAATGGAACCTCCCTTGGCTTTGTTAACAGCCATTTGACTTCAGGAAGCGAAAAGAAACACAG ACGCAACCAGAACTACACGAGCATCCTGCGCTTCCTGACGCTGGGAGATAAGAAACTGAGTCCATTTAACATCACTCATCGCTTTACTCATCTTTTCTGGCTGGGAGACTTGAACTATCGTGTGGAACAGCCCCCAACG GAAGCAGAGAATATTATCCAGAAGATCAGGCAGCAGCAGTATCCGGAGTTGCTGGCTTTCGACCAGCTTCTCATAGAGAGAAAGGACCAAAAGGTGTTTCTGCAGTTTG AGGAAGAAGAGATAACTTTTGCCCCAACCTATCGTTTTGAGAGAGGTACCCGGGAGAAGTATGCTTACACCAAGCAGAAAGCTACAGGG ATGAAGTACAATTTGCCATCCTGGTGCGATCGAGTGCTCTGGAAATCATACCCCATGGTGCACGTTGTGTGTCAGTCCTATG GCTGCACCACTGACATCATGACGAGTGACCACAGCCCCGTCTTTGCTACCTTTGAAGTCGGAGTCACCTCGCAGTTTGTTTCAAAGAATG ATTCAAAGTACACAGACTCCCAGGGGGAGATAGAGTTCCTGCACTGCTACGCGACTCTGAAGACCAAGTCCCAGACCAAATTCTACATCGAGTTCCACTCTAGCTGCTTGGAAA CTTTTGTAAAGAGCCAGGAAGGAGAAAACGAGGATGGGAATGAAGGGGAGCTTGTGGTAAAGTTCGTTGATGCTCTTCCAAAG CTGACTCCAATTATTTCAGACCCAGAATACCTGCTGGATCAACACATCCTGATCAGCATTAAGTCATCAGACAGTGATGAATCTTATG GTGAAGGCTGCATTGCCCTGCGAATAGAAGCAACGGAATCCTTAGTTCCTATCCACACTGTGCTGACACACCATGGTGAGAAAACGGGAGTCTTCCAGGGTGAAATCAAGTTACAGACATCgcaaggaaaacagagagagaaactgtATG actTTGTCAAGATTGAACGTGATGAAATTGCTGGGCAGAAACCAAAGAACATCAGTAATTTAGAACCTAACAAAGATTGGGATCAGACTAACAG aaaatcaaaatgtACCCATCTGATGGCCAAAGAGGCAGCAGCCATTGCTCGCTATTGGGGGAGCGCTTCCTCTTCTCCAGACACCCCAGGAAAGGATGATATGTTACG ctccactccCACAGACATCAGCAACCCCAACTACATGGGAATGGTTGCTTTCTCTCAGCAACCCTCTGCAAGCAGCCAGCTTAAGCAGATACCTTCACCAGACCAGCCGCCTTCTCTCTGGAACTATGAGCAGCCACCCAAAGAGAGCACCTCCATAACGGGACAGAAAGAGTCATCCTCCACATCACCCTCCTTGTCACCTCTATCTCCAAAACCATCCCTCCAGCCTACAGTAAACCGAAGCATTTGTAGTAGGAGTCAAGAGCATCT GCCACGTGAACTggggaaaaacacagcagagccTTTGCTTCAGGAGGAAGGACAGCAAAAGCCCGAGATGTTTGAGAACCCACTATATGGCTCCATGGGCTCTAAGGGGAAGGCAGCATCAAAGAAAGAGCCGGAATACCCCAAGGCCCCGCGAAAAGAGCAGCCACCCCTGCATGATCAGAGTTTTCATCTCACAAAGCTACAAGAGTCGGAGAGCAGCAAGACCTCCAGCAAACAGCCGTCGCCACCTTTCCTGGTGCCCACACAGCGATTCCGCTCCTACACCTGCTCTAgccaaactgaggaaaaaaacacgGGTGAAAAGACTCAAGGCAAACCGAAGGTGACCACGTCGTTGGAAAACTCAGCGCCGCTCAAAACTCTCATCAAGCCGTCGCGGTCTGAAGTCAGCTCAAGCGTGCAGGGACAGCTCAACAAGCCGCCCCTTCCCTCGAAGAGCCGGGCAGTACTGGACATGCAGAACTCCAAGGGCCGAGACTATCGGGACAGTTCAGAGCTCCCGCACTCCGGGAAGCATCGGACTGAAGAGGGGCCAGTAGGCAGGACGACCACACCGGTGTGTTTCTCCTGGGAGTAA